The Sesamum indicum cultivar Zhongzhi No. 13 linkage group LG2, S_indicum_v1.0, whole genome shotgun sequence genome contains a region encoding:
- the LOC105155433 gene encoding WAT1-related protein At1g43650-like isoform X3 has translation MVVKRCRYFDEYRALSMEKQKPYIAVVIIQCSYAGMYLLSKAAMSSGMKPCVFVVYRQAFATLALLPFALFFPSKEGLPPLTWTALSKIFLISSFGLGLSFNLNFAGLEYVSATFNSAMVSGVPALVFVMAVCLRIESLSITEWHGVAKVLGTIVGISGAMAFTFYKGPPLFSASMNETHERTHTKQEWIKGSFLCIAAQLAYSVWLTLQDPLLKQYPGKLRLMILQCSFSLLTTTIYGAAMERNLTSWKLAWNIQLLSVAYCVRYYGDRNKLLVTSLGYREEGSCLHCNLWAISAYFSSSVVNSFSQRNSPLGKCFR, from the exons atggtTGTTAAGAGATGTAggtattttgatgaatatagAGCGCTAAGTATGGAAAAACAGAAGCCCTATATAGCAGTGGTAATAATACAGTGTAGCTATGCGGGCATGTATTTGTTATCCAAGGCAGCCATGTCTTCAGGTATGAAGCCTTGTGTGTTTGTCGTCTATCGGCAAGCATTCGCCACTCTTGCACTGCTCCCCTTCGCTCTCTTCTTCCCTAG CAAGGAGGGACTTCCTCCTCTTACATGGACTGCACTCTCCAAGATTTTCCTCATTTCTTCCTTTGg GCTTGGGTTGAGCTTCAATCTCAACTTCGCCGGACTGGAATATGTTTCTGCGACATTTAATTCAGCCATGGTCAGTGGAGTTCCTGCTTTGGTCTTTGTCATGGCTGTTTGTTTAAG AATTGAGAGCCTATCCATAACTGAATGGCATGGAGTAGCTAAGGTGTTGGGTACCATTGTTGGTATCTCAGGAGCCATGGCCTTTACTTTTTACAAGGGCCCTCCTCTCTTTTCAGCTTCCATGAATGAAACCCATGAAAGGACTCATACAAAACAAGAATGGATTAAGGGCTCTTTTCTCTGCATTGCTGCCCAACTCGCTTACTCCGTTTGGCTAACCTTGCAG GATCCACTTCTGAAACAATATCCGGGAAAATTGCGCCTCATGATTTTGCAGTGCAGCTTCAGTTTGCTGACAACAACAATATATGGTGCAGCCATGGAGAGGAACCTAACCTCCTGGAAGCTTGCCTGGAACATCCAACTCTTATCCGTAGCCTATTGTGTAC GGTATTATGGTGACAGGAATAAGTTACTGGTTACAAGCTTGGGTTATAGAGAAGAAGGGTCCTGTCTTCACTGTAATCTTTGGGCCATTAGCGCTTATTTTAGCAGCAGTGTTGTCAACTCTTTTTCTCAAAGAAACTCTCCACTGGGGAAG TGTTTTAGGTAG
- the LOC105155433 gene encoding WAT1-related protein At1g43650-like isoform X1, whose translation MVVKRCRYFDEYRALSMEKQKPYIAVVIIQCSYAGMYLLSKAAMSSGMKPCVFVVYRQAFATLALLPFALFFPSKEGLPPLTWTALSKIFLISSFGLGLSFNLNFAGLEYVSATFNSAMVSGVPALVFVMAVCLRIESLSITEWHGVAKVLGTIVGISGAMAFTFYKGPPLFSASMNETHERTHTKQEWIKGSFLCIAAQLAYSVWLTLQDPLLKQYPGKLRLMILQCSFSLLTTTIYGAAMERNLTSWKLAWNIQLLSVAYCGIMVTGISYWLQAWVIEKKGPVFTVIFGPLALILAAVLSTLFLKETLHWGSVLGSGLLVVGLYSFLWGRNREAQSGAQQQLDHSVQEAQFEGIITTSISADDEIQKDSKS comes from the exons atggtTGTTAAGAGATGTAggtattttgatgaatatagAGCGCTAAGTATGGAAAAACAGAAGCCCTATATAGCAGTGGTAATAATACAGTGTAGCTATGCGGGCATGTATTTGTTATCCAAGGCAGCCATGTCTTCAGGTATGAAGCCTTGTGTGTTTGTCGTCTATCGGCAAGCATTCGCCACTCTTGCACTGCTCCCCTTCGCTCTCTTCTTCCCTAG CAAGGAGGGACTTCCTCCTCTTACATGGACTGCACTCTCCAAGATTTTCCTCATTTCTTCCTTTGg GCTTGGGTTGAGCTTCAATCTCAACTTCGCCGGACTGGAATATGTTTCTGCGACATTTAATTCAGCCATGGTCAGTGGAGTTCCTGCTTTGGTCTTTGTCATGGCTGTTTGTTTAAG AATTGAGAGCCTATCCATAACTGAATGGCATGGAGTAGCTAAGGTGTTGGGTACCATTGTTGGTATCTCAGGAGCCATGGCCTTTACTTTTTACAAGGGCCCTCCTCTCTTTTCAGCTTCCATGAATGAAACCCATGAAAGGACTCATACAAAACAAGAATGGATTAAGGGCTCTTTTCTCTGCATTGCTGCCCAACTCGCTTACTCCGTTTGGCTAACCTTGCAG GATCCACTTCTGAAACAATATCCGGGAAAATTGCGCCTCATGATTTTGCAGTGCAGCTTCAGTTTGCTGACAACAACAATATATGGTGCAGCCATGGAGAGGAACCTAACCTCCTGGAAGCTTGCCTGGAACATCCAACTCTTATCCGTAGCCTATTGT GGTATTATGGTGACAGGAATAAGTTACTGGTTACAAGCTTGGGTTATAGAGAAGAAGGGTCCTGTCTTCACTGTAATCTTTGGGCCATTAGCGCTTATTTTAGCAGCAGTGTTGTCAACTCTTTTTCTCAAAGAAACTCTCCACTGGGGAAG TGTTTTAGGTAGTGGGTTACTTGTTGTTGGGCTGTACAGTTTCCTCTGGGGTAGAAATCGAGAAGCCCAAAGTGGAGCCCAACAACAATTGGATCATTCAGTGCAGGAAGCCCAATTTGAAGGCATCATCACTACATCAATATCAGCAGATGACGAGATACAAAAAGATTCCAAGAGTTAG
- the LOC105155433 gene encoding WAT1-related protein At1g43650-like isoform X2: MVVKRCRYFDEYRALSMEKQKPYIAVVIIQCSYAGMYLLSKAAMSSGMKPCVFVVYRQAFATLALLPFALFFPRLGLSFNLNFAGLEYVSATFNSAMVSGVPALVFVMAVCLRIESLSITEWHGVAKVLGTIVGISGAMAFTFYKGPPLFSASMNETHERTHTKQEWIKGSFLCIAAQLAYSVWLTLQDPLLKQYPGKLRLMILQCSFSLLTTTIYGAAMERNLTSWKLAWNIQLLSVAYCGIMVTGISYWLQAWVIEKKGPVFTVIFGPLALILAAVLSTLFLKETLHWGSVLGSGLLVVGLYSFLWGRNREAQSGAQQQLDHSVQEAQFEGIITTSISADDEIQKDSKS; the protein is encoded by the exons atggtTGTTAAGAGATGTAggtattttgatgaatatagAGCGCTAAGTATGGAAAAACAGAAGCCCTATATAGCAGTGGTAATAATACAGTGTAGCTATGCGGGCATGTATTTGTTATCCAAGGCAGCCATGTCTTCAGGTATGAAGCCTTGTGTGTTTGTCGTCTATCGGCAAGCATTCGCCACTCTTGCACTGCTCCCCTTCGCTCTCTTCTTCCCTAG GCTTGGGTTGAGCTTCAATCTCAACTTCGCCGGACTGGAATATGTTTCTGCGACATTTAATTCAGCCATGGTCAGTGGAGTTCCTGCTTTGGTCTTTGTCATGGCTGTTTGTTTAAG AATTGAGAGCCTATCCATAACTGAATGGCATGGAGTAGCTAAGGTGTTGGGTACCATTGTTGGTATCTCAGGAGCCATGGCCTTTACTTTTTACAAGGGCCCTCCTCTCTTTTCAGCTTCCATGAATGAAACCCATGAAAGGACTCATACAAAACAAGAATGGATTAAGGGCTCTTTTCTCTGCATTGCTGCCCAACTCGCTTACTCCGTTTGGCTAACCTTGCAG GATCCACTTCTGAAACAATATCCGGGAAAATTGCGCCTCATGATTTTGCAGTGCAGCTTCAGTTTGCTGACAACAACAATATATGGTGCAGCCATGGAGAGGAACCTAACCTCCTGGAAGCTTGCCTGGAACATCCAACTCTTATCCGTAGCCTATTGT GGTATTATGGTGACAGGAATAAGTTACTGGTTACAAGCTTGGGTTATAGAGAAGAAGGGTCCTGTCTTCACTGTAATCTTTGGGCCATTAGCGCTTATTTTAGCAGCAGTGTTGTCAACTCTTTTTCTCAAAGAAACTCTCCACTGGGGAAG TGTTTTAGGTAGTGGGTTACTTGTTGTTGGGCTGTACAGTTTCCTCTGGGGTAGAAATCGAGAAGCCCAAAGTGGAGCCCAACAACAATTGGATCATTCAGTGCAGGAAGCCCAATTTGAAGGCATCATCACTACATCAATATCAGCAGATGACGAGATACAAAAAGATTCCAAGAGTTAG
- the LOC105179629 gene encoding tubby-like F-box protein 8, whose product MSFRSLARDIRDSIGSLSRRSFEVRLHGHHGGKSRGAVHELHDQPVVIQSSCWASLPPELLRDVIKRLEDSESTWPARKHVVACAAVCRSWREMCKEIVQSPEFCGKLTFPVSLKQPGFRDGTIQCFIKRDKSNFTYHLFLCLSPALLVENGKFLLSAKRNRRTTCTEYVISMDADNISRSSSCYIGKVRSNFLGTKFIIYDTQPPHNSSDVSHPGCTSRRFYSKKVSPKVPSGSYNIAQVAYELNVLGTRGPRRMHCIMHSIPSSALEPGGTVPGQPELLPRPLEDSFRSISFSKSIDNSTEFSSARFSDTVGPREDDDGGKDKPLVLKNKPPRWHEQLQCWCLNFRGRVTVASVKNFQLIAAMQPAASAPTPSQPNQSDHDKIILQFGKVGKDMFTMDYRYPLSAFQAFAICLSSFDTKLACE is encoded by the exons ATGTCGTTCCGTAGCCTAGCTCGTGACATAAGGGATAGTATTGGAAGCTTGTCGAGGCGGAGCTTTGAGGTGAGGCTGCATGGCCATCACGGTGGGAAGTCTCGTGGTGCCGTTCATGAGTTGCATGACCAGCCTGTAGTTATCCAGAGCAGTTGTTGGGCTAGTCTTCCTCCAGAGTTACTCCGTGATGTGATTAAGAGGTTGGAGGACAGTGAGAGTACATGGCCTGCCCGAAAGCATGTCGTTGCATGTGCAGCTGTTTGCCGATCATGGAGGGAGATGTGCAAAGAAATTGTTCAGAGTCCTGAGTTTTGCGGAAAATTGACATTCCCAGTATCTCTCAAGCAG CCGGGATTTCGAGATGGAACTATTCAATGTTTCATTAAGAGAGACAAGTCCAATTTTACCTACCATCTGTTTCTTTGCCTTAGCCCTG CCTTACTTGTAGAGAATGGtaaatttcttctttctgcAAAACGGAATCGCAGAACCACTTGTACAGAGTATGTGATCTCCATGGATGCTGATAACATATCAAGGTCAAGCAGCTGTTATATTGGAAAAGTGAG GTCGAATTTCCTTGGAACTAAATTCATAATCTACGACACACAGCCACCACACAACAGCTCCGATGTTTCCCACCCGGGTTGTACCAGCCGTAGATTCTACTCGAAAAAGGTTTCTCCAAAAGTCCCCAGTGGAAGTTATAACATTGCTCAGGTTGCTTACGAGCTTAATGTGCTAGGCACAAGAGGCCCACGTCGGATGCACTGCATCATGCATTCGATCCCCTCTTCTGCACTTGAGCCGGGTGGTACTGTCCCCGGCCAACCTGAGCTCCTTCCCCGCCCTCTTGAAGACTCATTCCGGAGTATATCCTTTTCCAAATCAATCGACAACTCAACAGAATTCAGCAGTGCCCGTTTTTCAGACACAGTCGGCCCACGTGAGGACGACGATGGTGGAAAGGATAAACCTTTGGTTCTGAAAAACAAGCCACCAAGGTGGCATGAACAGCTGCAGTGCTGGTGCCTAAATTTCAGAGGGCGGGTAACGGTTGCAtctgtcaagaatttccagcTCATTGCCGCTATGCAACCTGCTGCGAGTGCACCAACACCATCCCAACCAAACCAGTCCGATCATGACAAGATCATTCTGCAATTTGGGAAGGTTGGCAAAGATATGTTCACCATGGATTATCGATATCCTTTATCAGCCTTTCAGGCTTTCGCCATCTGTCTAAGCAGCTTCGACACTAAACTGGCATGTGAATAG